The proteins below are encoded in one region of Halalkalicoccus jeotgali B3:
- a CDS encoding chorismate mutase: MADNDADRGRTKGMSLDELREEIEEIDRDLVELIARRTYVADTIAEVKAERDLPTTDEGQEQRVMDRAGENAEQFEVDSNLVKAIFRLLIELNKVHQRDNR; this comes from the coding sequence ATGGCTGACAACGACGCGGACCGAGGGCGCACAAAGGGGATGAGTCTGGACGAACTGCGCGAGGAGATCGAGGAGATCGACCGCGATCTCGTCGAACTGATCGCGCGACGCACGTACGTAGCCGATACCATCGCGGAGGTGAAAGCCGAGCGTGACCTCCCCACCACCGACGAGGGCCAAGAACAGCGCGTGATGGACCGGGCCGGTGAGAACGCCGAGCAGTTCGAGGTCGACTCGAACCTCGTGAAGGCGATCTTCCGGTTGTTGATCGAACTGAACAAGGTCCACCAACGGGACAATCGGTAA
- a CDS encoding metallophosphoesterase, protein MALVEPIPGEPAARVDLGTERAVVLADFHAGIEGALRYENGVEVASRAEQRRERVQQLLGETDADRLVILGDFMHSIGGPGGAERGEIEVFLESLTVPVTIVKGNHDGDIESIVENARSPRTPGSIPAVTVTSGGGCRLGDVGFCHGHSWPAPEVLGARVVCVGHEHPQVRLTDEVGGTRTERVWLRGALSREPFADRVGAWTDTDLVVFPAFNELMGGTWVNVGQDFLCPFLPDGLDGGEAYLLDGTRLGPYEAV, encoded by the coding sequence ATGGCGCTCGTCGAGCCGATTCCGGGCGAACCCGCCGCACGCGTAGATCTCGGTACGGAACGCGCGGTCGTGCTTGCGGACTTCCACGCCGGGATCGAGGGGGCGCTTCGCTACGAGAACGGCGTTGAGGTCGCGAGCCGCGCCGAACAACGCCGCGAACGTGTCCAACAATTGTTGGGCGAGACGGACGCCGACCGGCTCGTGATCCTCGGTGACTTCATGCACTCGATCGGCGGGCCGGGCGGCGCGGAGCGCGGCGAGATCGAGGTCTTCCTCGAATCCCTCACTGTTCCCGTGACGATCGTCAAGGGTAACCACGACGGCGACATCGAGTCAATCGTCGAGAACGCCCGCTCGCCCCGAACGCCCGGGTCGATCCCCGCGGTGACCGTTACCTCGGGTGGGGGCTGTCGGCTCGGCGACGTGGGCTTTTGCCACGGTCACAGCTGGCCCGCACCGGAGGTGCTCGGTGCCCGGGTGGTCTGTGTGGGTCACGAACACCCGCAGGTCAGGCTGACCGACGAGGTCGGCGGCACTCGTACCGAACGGGTGTGGCTCCGGGGCGCGCTTTCCCGGGAGCCGTTCGCGGATCGTGTGGGTGCGTGGACGGACACCGATCTGGTCGTGTTCCCGGCGTTCAACGAACTGATGGGTGGGACGTGGGTCAATGTCGGTCAGGACTTTCTTTGTCCGTTTTTGCCTGATGGGTTGGACGGGGGCGAGGCGTACCTGCTCGACGGAACGCGGCTAGGACCTTACGAGGCGGTTTGA
- a CDS encoding shikimate kinase, giving the protein MDGRAHAPAAGTILNALANERGAAFAIDLETTATVELDGSREVRGEIGGAPDADTALIERCVELAVAEYGDLTAGTAGGTVRTESDVPLAAGLKSSSAAANATVLATCEALRVDVEPLEACRLGVRAAREVGVTVTGAFDDASASMLGGVTVTDNADDELLAHETVEWDVLVWTPPEQAFSADADVEACRKVASIADVVCELALQGRYGQAMSINGFAFCGALGFPTEPMLEALPDVAGVSLSGTGPSYVAVGERQVLADLRDEWETRDGTTWLTTTRTEGAQRG; this is encoded by the coding sequence ATGGACGGCCGAGCACACGCGCCCGCGGCGGGCACGATCCTCAACGCGCTCGCAAACGAGCGGGGCGCGGCCTTCGCGATCGACCTCGAAACCACCGCGACCGTCGAACTCGACGGCTCCCGGGAGGTACGTGGCGAGATCGGCGGCGCGCCCGACGCGGACACCGCGCTGATCGAACGGTGCGTGGAACTCGCCGTGGCCGAGTACGGCGACCTGACGGCGGGGACAGCGGGCGGGACGGTGCGGACCGAAAGCGATGTACCCCTCGCGGCGGGGCTGAAGAGTTCGAGTGCCGCCGCCAACGCGACGGTACTGGCGACCTGCGAGGCGCTCAGGGTCGACGTCGAGCCCCTCGAAGCCTGCCGGCTGGGCGTGCGGGCGGCCCGCGAGGTCGGGGTCACGGTGACGGGCGCGTTCGACGACGCCTCGGCATCGATGTTGGGGGGCGTCACCGTGACGGACAACGCCGACGACGAACTGCTCGCTCACGAGACCGTCGAATGGGACGTGCTGGTCTGGACGCCCCCAGAGCAGGCGTTCAGCGCTGATGCGGACGTCGAGGCCTGCCGGAAGGTCGCTTCGATCGCCGACGTCGTCTGCGAACTCGCTTTGCAGGGCCGATACGGGCAAGCCATGTCGATCAACGGCTTTGCGTTCTGCGGGGCGCTCGGCTTCCCGACCGAGCCGATGCTCGAGGCGCTGCCCGACGTCGCGGGCGTCTCGCTGTCGGGGACCGGTCCGAGCTACGTCGCGGTCGGCGAACGACAGGTTTTAGCGGACCTCCGGGATGAGTGGGAGACACGGGATGGAACCACATGGCTGACAACGACGCGGACCGAGGGCGCACAAAGGGGATGA
- a CDS encoding Rpp14/Pop5 family protein, which produces MRHLPKHLRPKWRYLAVGIESWPEADLSRRAFQRRLWYAGQNLLGDPGCADADLSVFAFHHDEGVGEAVVRTRRETVGEARAALACLDKIEGQEVGIAVRGVSGTVRGCEEKYLGRRPEVSGEKRVVFENADRAAVTRDGLVDVRVGDAYTGATDFDVTPV; this is translated from the coding sequence GTGAGACACCTCCCGAAACACCTGCGTCCCAAGTGGCGCTACCTCGCGGTCGGGATCGAATCCTGGCCCGAGGCCGACCTCTCGCGTCGGGCGTTCCAGCGCCGTCTCTGGTATGCGGGTCAGAACCTGCTCGGGGATCCGGGCTGTGCGGACGCCGACCTCAGCGTCTTCGCGTTTCACCACGACGAGGGCGTCGGCGAGGCGGTCGTGCGCACCCGACGCGAGACGGTGGGCGAGGCACGGGCCGCGCTCGCCTGTCTCGACAAGATCGAGGGCCAGGAGGTCGGCATCGCCGTCCGCGGCGTGAGCGGGACGGTAAGAGGCTGTGAAGAAAAGTATTTAGGACGCCGACCGGAAGTTTCGGGCGAGAAACGCGTCGTGTTCGAAAACGCAGACCGGGCCGCCGTCACGCGCGACGGCCTCGTCGACGTACGGGTCGGGGATGCGTACACCGGCGCGACGGACTTCGACGTAACTCCAGTGTGA
- a CDS encoding protein sorting system archaetidylserine decarboxylase has translation MKFASGAWWYVVPLLLLAFPAFVVSPMLGGLFVIGAAGTLFFFRDPERTPPFTGIVSPADGKISEIRTEGDQLRVCIFMNVHDVHVVRAPDDGVVQHVEHESGGYRPAFSKESDRNEKVRIGFEESEVTLIAGAFARRITPYVEEGEELERAERLGHIAFGSRVDVLLPPEIHYPDLRVERGEKITAGETKIASPPGANDEWEWPAADSDTNDEGAENAEPAD, from the coding sequence ATGAAGTTCGCCTCGGGAGCGTGGTGGTACGTCGTGCCCCTGTTGTTGCTCGCCTTTCCGGCGTTCGTCGTCAGCCCGATGCTCGGAGGGCTGTTCGTGATCGGTGCCGCCGGGACGCTGTTTTTCTTCCGGGACCCCGAGCGCACGCCGCCCTTTACGGGGATCGTCTCGCCCGCCGACGGCAAGATCTCGGAGATCAGAACGGAGGGCGACCAGCTGCGAGTCTGCATCTTCATGAACGTCCACGACGTCCACGTCGTGCGCGCGCCCGACGACGGCGTCGTTCAGCATGTCGAGCACGAGTCGGGCGGCTATCGCCCGGCGTTCTCGAAGGAGTCGGACAGAAACGAGAAGGTCCGGATCGGCTTTGAGGAGAGCGAGGTAACCCTCATCGCGGGCGCCTTCGCCCGTCGGATCACTCCCTACGTCGAGGAGGGCGAGGAACTCGAACGCGCCGAGCGACTCGGCCACATCGCCTTCGGGAGCCGCGTCGATGTTCTGCTCCCGCCGGAGATCCACTACCCCGACCTGCGGGTCGAACGCGGCGAGAAAATCACGGCGGGCGAGACCAAGATCGCGAGTCCACCGGGCGCGAACGACGAGTGGGAGTGGCCCGCCGCCGACAGCGACACGAACGACGAGGGCGCCGAAAACGCCGAGCCCGCCGATTAG
- a CDS encoding arsenic resistance protein — translation MDSKRWLQRHQVVVYTAFVFLAVSIGLGRPNSATVFERLIDPVLAVLLYVTFLEIPFVRLRRAFRNQRFIAAALGMNFLVVPVVVWGLTRFLPRRPVILVGAFMVLLTPCIDYVITFTELVEGDSEQITATTPVLMLVQLLLLPVYLWLFMGWEVAEVIEPEPFVEAFLIIIALPLTLAWLTEVWAERSSRGKVWGETMGWLPVPMMGATLFVVIASQLPRVQNSIGQIAVVIPVYVAFLAVMPILGRLAAGVLEMDAGESRALVFTSVTRNSLVVLPLALALPPDYRLAPAVVVTQTLVELVGMVTLTRIVPAWLVPESPKRTALPELMSRE, via the coding sequence ATGGATTCGAAGAGATGGCTTCAGCGGCATCAAGTCGTCGTCTATACGGCCTTCGTTTTCCTCGCCGTTAGCATCGGACTCGGTCGCCCGAACTCAGCCACAGTCTTCGAGCGACTCATCGACCCCGTGCTGGCCGTCCTGCTCTACGTTACGTTCCTCGAAATCCCGTTCGTTCGGCTCCGTCGCGCGTTTCGGAACCAGCGATTCATCGCGGCGGCGCTGGGGATGAACTTCCTCGTCGTCCCCGTCGTCGTCTGGGGGCTCACACGGTTTCTCCCCCGACGGCCAGTCATTCTCGTGGGTGCGTTTATGGTTCTTCTGACGCCGTGTATCGACTACGTGATTACCTTCACCGAACTTGTAGAGGGCGACTCCGAGCAAATTACGGCGACGACCCCGGTCCTGATGCTCGTCCAACTGTTGTTGCTCCCGGTGTATCTGTGGCTGTTCATGGGTTGGGAAGTTGCGGAGGTCATCGAGCCGGAGCCGTTCGTCGAGGCGTTCCTGATAATCATCGCGCTGCCCCTGACGCTCGCGTGGCTGACCGAAGTGTGGGCGGAACGGTCGTCGAGAGGTAAAGTATGGGGAGAGACGATGGGGTGGTTGCCGGTTCCGATGATGGGTGCGACGTTGTTCGTCGTCATCGCGTCGCAACTCCCCCGGGTACAGAACTCGATCGGGCAGATCGCGGTCGTCATCCCGGTGTACGTCGCCTTTCTCGCCGTTATGCCAATACTCGGACGACTCGCGGCGGGAGTACTGGAAATGGATGCCGGTGAGAGTCGCGCGCTCGTGTTCACGTCGGTTACCCGTAACTCGTTGGTCGTCTTGCCGCTCGCACTTGCGCTTCCGCCGGACTATCGATTGGCACCAGCCGTCGTTGTGACCCAGACGCTCGTCGAACTTGTCGGAATGGTCACGCTCACCCGCATAGTTCCAGCGTGGCTCGTACCGGAGTCACCAAAGCGAACCGCACTTCCCGAACTCATGAGCCGTGAGTGA
- a CDS encoding DEAD/DEAH box helicase: protein MSEQRAVSGSATFTHLGSEVRAALSERGFQTPTAPQRAAIAPLAAGENALVIAPTGTGKTETAMLPVFDSITRSETPFGLSALYITPLRALNRDMRERLDWWGERLGIEIAVRHGDTSDYQRQKQANDPPDVLVTTPETVQAMLTGSKLREALSDIEFVVVDEVHELAASKRGAQMAIALERLVKLAGDFQRIGLSATVGDPESVGAFLTGNRPCEICEVEAGSRLDLRVLTPEIEPGDEGLASELVTEPEMASHVRAIREVVEENESTLIFVNTRQTAEALGSRFNVLEANIGVHHGSLAKDARIEVEDAFKAGELDGLLCTSSMELGIDVGQVDHVVQYSSPREVSRLLQRVGRAGHRSDQVSQGTVIATSPDDALEALAIVDRARRGDVERAAIHTGSLDTLANQISGLVMGHGEIGARKAYEIVTHASPFAELPEETFREVVRELSNNRIIWLDEESDSLEKSGGTWQYVYANLSMIPDEATFEVRDVASGRGVGTLDERFVTTFAEPGATFIQRGEMWRIVEIEDEEEKVRVSPVENPTGEIPSWVGQEIPVPQAVAENVGELRRVAAPQFEGGATRESVAREFVSRYPTDRHTASEALSPIERHVETGHPIPDEDRLLIEFSGGTVVVNACFGHKVNETLGRLLSALLGQRTGSSVGLETDPYRIELTVPSGIAARDVVEVLEGTDPEHVEALIELSLKNSDALKFRLAQVAAKFGALKSWQGSRERISMDRLLGALEDTPMYEEAVREVFHEDLDVPSAARVLERVQSGELALSRVGERTPLGIGGRSSSTELLSPENADASVIETVRERIKEDRVLLACLHCKEWDRTQKVERVAEQPECPNCGSTMVAALNPWAEEVVEAVRKNEKDTEEEKATRRAYTAASLVQGHGKQAVIALAARGVGPRNAAYIINNHRESEDDFYRDILEKEREYARTQAFW from the coding sequence ATGAGCGAACAGCGGGCCGTGTCGGGTTCTGCGACCTTCACACACCTCGGCAGCGAGGTCCGGGCAGCGCTCTCCGAGCGAGGGTTTCAGACGCCGACAGCGCCCCAACGCGCAGCGATCGCGCCGCTTGCCGCCGGGGAGAACGCGCTCGTGATCGCGCCCACTGGAACCGGCAAGACCGAGACCGCCATGTTGCCGGTGTTCGATTCGATCACCCGCTCGGAGACTCCCTTCGGGCTCTCGGCACTGTACATCACGCCGCTGCGGGCGCTGAACCGCGACATGCGCGAACGCCTTGACTGGTGGGGCGAGCGATTGGGAATCGAAATCGCGGTGCGCCACGGCGATACCTCGGATTATCAGCGCCAGAAACAGGCCAACGACCCGCCGGACGTGCTCGTGACGACTCCCGAAACGGTGCAGGCGATGCTGACCGGCTCGAAGCTCCGGGAGGCCCTCTCGGACATCGAATTCGTCGTCGTCGACGAGGTCCACGAACTCGCTGCCTCGAAACGCGGCGCGCAGATGGCGATCGCCCTCGAACGGCTGGTCAAACTCGCGGGCGACTTCCAGCGAATCGGCCTCTCGGCGACCGTCGGGGATCCCGAGTCGGTGGGCGCCTTCCTGACGGGGAACCGGCCCTGCGAGATCTGCGAGGTGGAGGCGGGGAGCCGGCTCGATCTGCGCGTGCTTACTCCCGAGATCGAACCCGGCGACGAGGGGCTCGCAAGCGAACTCGTCACCGAACCCGAGATGGCGAGCCACGTGCGAGCGATTCGAGAAGTCGTCGAGGAGAACGAGTCCACACTGATCTTCGTCAACACGCGCCAGACCGCCGAAGCGCTGGGGTCGCGGTTCAACGTCCTAGAGGCGAACATCGGGGTGCACCACGGCTCGCTCGCGAAGGACGCCCGAATCGAGGTCGAGGACGCGTTCAAAGCCGGGGAACTCGACGGATTGTTGTGTACGTCCTCGATGGAGCTCGGGATCGACGTGGGGCAGGTCGATCACGTCGTCCAGTACTCGAGCCCCCGGGAGGTCTCGCGGCTGCTCCAGCGCGTGGGGCGGGCGGGCCACCGAAGCGACCAGGTCTCACAGGGGACCGTGATCGCCACCAGCCCCGACGACGCGCTCGAAGCGCTCGCGATCGTCGACCGCGCTCGTCGGGGCGACGTCGAGCGGGCGGCGATCCACACCGGCAGTCTCGATACGCTCGCGAACCAGATCAGTGGGTTAGTAATGGGCCACGGCGAGATCGGCGCCAGAAAAGCCTACGAGATCGTTACCCACGCCTCACCGTTCGCCGAGTTGCCAGAGGAGACGTTTCGGGAGGTCGTCCGGGAGCTCTCGAACAACCGGATCATCTGGCTCGACGAGGAAAGCGACAGCCTCGAGAAATCGGGCGGCACCTGGCAGTACGTCTACGCGAACCTCTCGATGATCCCCGACGAGGCGACCTTCGAGGTCCGCGACGTCGCGAGCGGCCGCGGGGTCGGCACCCTTGACGAGCGCTTCGTCACCACCTTCGCCGAGCCGGGTGCGACGTTCATCCAGCGAGGCGAGATGTGGCGGATCGTCGAGATCGAGGACGAAGAGGAAAAAGTCCGAGTGAGCCCCGTCGAGAACCCGACCGGCGAGATCCCCTCCTGGGTCGGCCAGGAGATCCCCGTTCCCCAGGCGGTTGCCGAGAACGTCGGCGAGCTCCGGCGGGTGGCCGCCCCGCAGTTCGAGGGCGGCGCGACACGCGAGTCGGTCGCCCGTGAGTTCGTCTCGCGCTACCCGACCGACCGCCACACCGCAAGCGAGGCGCTCTCGCCGATCGAACGCCACGTCGAGACCGGCCACCCGATCCCCGACGAGGACCGCCTGCTGATCGAATTCTCGGGCGGCACGGTGGTGGTGAACGCCTGCTTCGGCCACAAGGTAAACGAGACTTTGGGGAGGTTGCTCTCTGCCCTTTTGGGCCAGCGAACCGGTTCGTCGGTCGGGTTGGAAACCGACCCCTACCGGATCGAGCTGACGGTTCCCTCGGGGATCGCTGCCCGGGACGTCGTCGAGGTTCTCGAAGGGACGGACCCCGAACACGTCGAGGCGCTGATCGAGTTGAGTCTGAAGAACTCCGACGCGCTCAAGTTCCGCCTCGCGCAGGTCGCCGCGAAGTTCGGCGCGCTCAAATCCTGGCAGGGATCCAGAGAGCGGATCTCGATGGACCGCTTGTTGGGTGCGCTCGAAGACACCCCCATGTACGAGGAGGCGGTGCGGGAGGTCTTTCACGAGGACCTTGACGTCCCGAGTGCGGCCCGCGTGCTCGAACGGGTTCAGTCGGGCGAACTCGCCCTGTCCCGGGTCGGCGAGCGCACGCCGCTCGGAATCGGGGGCCGATCGTCGAGTACGGAACTGCTCTCGCCGGAGAACGCCGACGCGAGCGTGATCGAGACGGTGCGAGAGCGGATCAAGGAGGACCGGGTACTGTTGGCCTGTCTGCACTGCAAGGAATGGGACCGTACCCAGAAGGTCGAGCGCGTCGCGGAGCAGCCCGAGTGTCCCAACTGCGGGTCGACGATGGTCGCCGCGCTCAACCCGTGGGCCGAGGAGGTCGTCGAGGCCGTCCGAAAGAACGAAAAGGACACCGAGGAGGAGAAGGCGACCCGGCGGGCCTACACGGCCGCCAGTCTCGTCCAGGGCCACGGTAAGCAGGCCGTGATCGCACTCGCCGCACGCGGTGTCGGTCCTCGCAACGCCGCCTACATCATCAACAACCACCGCGAGAGCGAGGACGACTTCTATCGGGACATTTTGGAAAAGGAACGCGAGTACGCCCGGACGCAGGCGTTCTGGTAG
- the psmA gene encoding archaeal proteasome endopeptidase complex subunit alpha, whose amino-acid sequence MQGQSQQQAYDRGITIFSPDGRLYQVEYAREAVKRGTASIGIRTEGGVVLAVDKRIRSPLMERTSVEKIHKADDHIGIASAGHVADARQLIDFARRNAQVNRLRYGEPIGVETLTKDVTDHIQQYTQVGGARPFGVALIIGGIEDGEPRLYETDPSGTPYEWKALAVGADRGDIEDYLEANYEEAADLEGGIELALRALAEVNDGELRPESIGMATIPTETETFTEVEDDEIDSYLAEFDLLAAEDDEESDDAAE is encoded by the coding sequence ATGCAGGGACAATCCCAACAGCAGGCCTACGACCGCGGGATCACGATCTTCTCCCCGGACGGACGCCTCTATCAAGTCGAGTACGCCCGCGAGGCCGTAAAGCGCGGCACCGCAAGCATCGGCATTCGAACCGAGGGCGGCGTCGTTTTGGCCGTCGATAAGCGCATCCGCTCGCCGCTGATGGAACGGACCAGCGTCGAGAAGATCCACAAGGCCGACGACCACATCGGCATTGCCAGTGCGGGCCACGTAGCCGACGCTCGCCAGCTGATCGACTTCGCCCGGCGGAACGCGCAAGTGAATCGGCTTCGCTACGGCGAGCCCATCGGCGTCGAGACGCTGACCAAGGACGTCACCGACCACATCCAGCAGTACACCCAGGTCGGCGGTGCGCGCCCCTTCGGCGTCGCGTTGATCATCGGCGGCATCGAGGACGGCGAGCCGCGCCTCTACGAGACCGACCCCTCGGGGACGCCCTACGAGTGGAAGGCCCTCGCCGTGGGTGCGGACCGGGGCGACATCGAGGACTACCTCGAGGCCAACTACGAGGAAGCGGCCGACCTAGAGGGCGGGATCGAACTCGCGCTCCGGGCGCTCGCGGAGGTCAACGACGGCGAACTCCGCCCCGAGAGCATCGGCATGGCGACGATCCCGACCGAGACCGAAACGTTCACCGAGGTCGAGGACGACGAGATCGACTCGTATCTCGCGGAGTTCGACCTGCTGGCGGCCGAGGACGACGAGGAGTCCGACGACGCGGCCGAATAG
- a CDS encoding DUF7128 family protein, producing MVVQTQREDGTWYECEGCGLMFDEREDARQHEANCDAEDPSYIQ from the coding sequence ATGGTGGTACAGACCCAGCGCGAGGACGGGACGTGGTACGAGTGTGAGGGCTGTGGACTCATGTTCGACGAGCGTGAGGACGCCCGCCAGCACGAGGCGAACTGCGACGCCGAAGACCCCTCGTACATCCAGTAG
- a CDS encoding DUF5796 family protein → MSQRSNVSPATLGIELQESGIAVRYIDGREVFYHGVPETVSGTLRTPPGKEVHVLVTDPTETEGVMVYVNDLKTHDDVLESTGVGRVLVESGEREEVFPGVEVRSEGHRVFVEGDPEIARGRVFVFAEDEMSEHAYEMVNDAEE, encoded by the coding sequence ATGAGCCAGCGAAGCAACGTCTCGCCCGCGACGCTTGGGATCGAGTTACAGGAAAGCGGGATCGCAGTCAGATACATCGACGGCCGGGAAGTCTTCTATCACGGCGTGCCCGAGACCGTCTCGGGAACGCTCCGAACCCCGCCGGGAAAGGAGGTCCACGTCCTCGTGACCGATCCGACCGAAACCGAGGGCGTGATGGTGTACGTCAACGACCTGAAAACCCACGACGACGTGCTCGAATCGACCGGCGTGGGGCGGGTACTCGTCGAATCCGGCGAGCGAGAGGAGGTCTTTCCGGGCGTCGAGGTCCGGTCGGAGGGCCACCGGGTGTTCGTCGAGGGCGATCCCGAGATCGCCCGCGGGCGGGTGTTCGTCTTCGCCGAGGACGAGATGAGCGAACACGCCTACGAGATGGTCAACGACGCCGAGGAGTGA
- a CDS encoding CDC48 family AAA ATPase, protein MNDPEVTLTVRGAEKRDAGRGVARLPEAARQALSVLSGDTVLIEGERITVAKVWPAGPSAETGTIQIDADTRANAGVSIGDTVSVHKQTVEDARSVTITPPVSISAEDAESVERAVKRDLRDRPVRAGERVRIERLGVGPFSITDTNPDGTVRITDSTRVTVPADVEAAETAESTGDGRISYEDIGGLDDELDLVREMIELPLSEPELFRQVGIDAPKGVLLYGPPGTGKTLIARAVANEVDASFHTVSGPEIMSKYKGESEEQLREVFERARENSPSIVFFDEIDSVAGKRDDSGDVENRVVAQLLSLMDGLDARGDVVVIGATNRVDSLDPALRRGGRFDREIEIGVPDAVGRREIFEVHTRGMPLAEEVSLDRLADHTYGFVGADIHALATEAGMNALRRFRSDGGTLADLTVTRADFDGARAAVDPSAMREFVAETPQTSFADVGGLDEAKQTLQEAIEWPLSYTELFEKTATEPPSGVLLYGPPGTGKTLLARAIASESGVNFIHVAGPELLDRYVGESEKAVRKVFERARQTAPSIVFFDEIDALAAERGGGHEVTERVVSQLLTELDGLADNPNLVVLAATNRKEALDRALIRPGRLETHIEVPAPDEAGRRAILAIHTREKPLGEDVDLDALAADLDDFTGADLAALCRAASMRAIREVASEYGPEEAIERADEIEIRKEHFEAAREGIEPSR, encoded by the coding sequence ATGAACGATCCCGAGGTGACCCTGACGGTTCGCGGCGCCGAGAAGCGCGATGCGGGTCGTGGGGTCGCCCGCCTGCCCGAAGCTGCCCGCCAGGCGCTCTCCGTGCTGAGTGGCGACACCGTTCTCATCGAAGGCGAGCGAATCACCGTTGCCAAAGTATGGCCCGCCGGCCCGAGCGCCGAAACAGGAACGATTCAGATCGACGCCGATACGCGCGCGAATGCCGGCGTGAGCATCGGAGATACCGTCTCGGTCCACAAACAGACCGTCGAGGATGCCCGCTCGGTGACGATCACGCCGCCCGTCTCGATCTCCGCGGAGGACGCAGAAAGTGTCGAACGAGCCGTGAAACGCGACCTGCGGGACCGGCCGGTTCGGGCCGGCGAACGCGTCCGGATCGAGCGCCTCGGGGTCGGCCCGTTTTCGATCACCGACACGAACCCGGACGGAACCGTCAGGATCACCGACTCGACGCGGGTGACGGTGCCGGCGGACGTCGAGGCCGCAGAAACCGCCGAGAGCACGGGTGACGGCCGGATCAGCTACGAGGACATCGGCGGGCTCGACGACGAACTCGACCTCGTCCGCGAGATGATCGAACTCCCGCTTTCGGAGCCTGAACTCTTCCGGCAGGTCGGCATCGACGCGCCCAAGGGCGTGTTGCTCTACGGGCCGCCGGGTACGGGGAAAACGCTGATCGCCCGCGCCGTGGCGAACGAGGTCGATGCGAGCTTCCACACCGTCTCGGGCCCGGAAATCATGTCGAAATACAAGGGCGAAAGCGAGGAACAACTCCGGGAGGTCTTCGAGAGGGCCAGGGAGAACTCGCCGTCGATCGTCTTCTTCGACGAGATCGATTCGGTCGCGGGAAAACGCGACGATTCGGGCGACGTCGAGAACCGCGTGGTCGCCCAACTGTTGAGCCTGATGGACGGCCTCGATGCCCGCGGGGACGTCGTCGTCATCGGCGCGACCAACCGCGTGGACTCGCTCGATCCCGCACTGCGCCGGGGCGGGCGCTTCGACCGCGAGATCGAGATCGGCGTCCCCGACGCCGTCGGCCGCCGAGAGATCTTCGAGGTTCACACCCGAGGGATGCCGCTCGCCGAGGAGGTTTCGCTGGACCGGCTCGCCGATCACACCTACGGCTTCGTCGGCGCGGACATCCACGCACTGGCGACCGAGGCGGGGATGAACGCCCTGCGGCGCTTTCGCTCCGATGGGGGGACGCTCGCCGACCTCACCGTCACTCGCGCGGATTTCGACGGGGCGCGCGCCGCGGTCGACCCCTCGGCGATGCGCGAGTTCGTCGCCGAAACCCCTCAAACGAGCTTCGCGGACGTCGGCGGGCTGGATGAAGCGAAACAAACCCTCCAAGAAGCCATCGAGTGGCCGCTTTCCTACACTGAATTATTCGAGAAGACCGCGACCGAACCGCCATCCGGGGTGTTGCTCTATGGGCCGCCCGGCACCGGAAAGACCCTGCTGGCGCGCGCCATCGCCAGCGAGAGCGGCGTCAACTTCATCCACGTCGCCGGCCCCGAACTGCTCGATCGCTACGTCGGGGAAAGCGAGAAAGCCGTCCGCAAGGTGTTCGAGCGCGCGCGCCAGACGGCCCCGTCGATCGTCTTCTTCGACGAGATCGACGCGCTGGCCGCCGAACGCGGCGGAGGACATGAGGTGACCGAGCGCGTCGTCTCGCAACTCCTGACCGAACTCGACGGGCTGGCGGACAATCCCAATCTAGTGGTGCTGGCCGCGACCAACAGGAAAGAAGCGCTCGACCGGGCGCTGATCCGACCCGGTCGTCTGGAAACCCATATCGAGGTACCCGCGCCCGACGAGGCCGGTCGCAGAGCGATTCTGGCGATCCACACCCGCGAGAAGCCGCTGGGCGAGGACGTCGACCTCGACGCGCTGGCCGCAGACCTCGACGACTTCACCGGTGCGGATCTCGCGGCGCTGTGTCGGGCGGCCTCGATGCGCGCGATCCGGGAGGTCGCAAGCGAATACGGTCCCGAGGAAGCCATCGAGCGCGCGGACGAAATCGAGATCAGAAAGGAACACTTCGAGGCCGCACGCGAGGGGATCGAACCCTCGCGCTAA